In one window of Frigoriglobus tundricola DNA:
- a CDS encoding ATP-dependent Clp protease adaptor ClpS, which yields MATASPTPAVVPEQETETRTRRQPPYAVVLHNDDTNSMDFVVMVLRKVFGYTVEKCVKLMLEAHEKGKAAVWIGALEVAELKADQIRSCGADPNVKKSAHPLGVTVEPAA from the coding sequence ATGGCCACGGCCTCACCGACACCCGCAGTCGTTCCCGAACAGGAGACCGAGACCCGCACGCGCCGCCAGCCGCCCTACGCGGTCGTCCTCCACAACGACGACACGAACTCAATGGATTTCGTCGTCATGGTGCTGCGCAAGGTGTTCGGCTACACGGTCGAGAAGTGCGTCAAGCTGATGCTCGAGGCACACGAGAAGGGCAAGGCCGCGGTGTGGATCGGGGCACTCGAAGTCGCCGAACTGAAGGCCGACCAGATCCGCTCGTGCGGGGCCGACCCGAACGTCAAGAAGAGCGCGCACCCGCTCGGCGTCACCGTCGAGCCGGCCGCTTAG
- a CDS encoding protein kinase family protein, whose translation MPLPPGANIADAAALADELARFRIVDVNRLAGLLTEFTGGRAADLADFLVRRGALTPFQAERAQAGEVRSLVLGPYRLTGGPERGTFGPMFTATHASKPGPFSVCVLPLRSLWGARQAKQLARTLSAALTHPTVAPLVDVDSANGLHYLVWAAAASERLSDRVRASGPLPAGEAAALLGHLANALAACHGSGVVHGALTPAPLRSPRTGCPGCSNSGPAPSWLKPSRTTRRCSTRYRRRPHRRTCWRTPHRSWPPNRPRRHRPPTSTPWARWGTSRSPVCHRTRTRRWPTGSARSGPGRRRRPRSSARTSPPNWPPCSNG comes from the coding sequence ATGCCTCTTCCACCCGGCGCGAACATCGCGGACGCCGCGGCCCTCGCTGATGAGTTGGCCCGGTTCCGCATCGTAGACGTGAACCGGCTCGCCGGCCTGTTGACGGAATTCACCGGCGGCCGGGCGGCGGACCTGGCGGATTTTCTGGTCCGCCGCGGCGCCCTGACCCCTTTCCAGGCCGAGCGGGCACAGGCCGGAGAGGTGCGGAGTCTCGTTCTCGGCCCCTACCGGCTGACCGGCGGCCCCGAGCGCGGCACGTTCGGCCCGATGTTTACTGCGACACACGCATCGAAACCCGGTCCGTTCAGCGTCTGCGTCCTGCCGCTGCGGAGTCTGTGGGGCGCGCGCCAGGCGAAGCAACTGGCCCGCACGCTGTCCGCCGCCCTCACCCACCCGACGGTGGCCCCGCTGGTGGACGTGGATTCGGCCAACGGGCTGCATTACCTCGTGTGGGCCGCGGCCGCGAGCGAGCGCCTGTCCGACCGGGTCCGGGCGTCCGGACCGCTGCCCGCGGGGGAGGCCGCCGCGCTGCTCGGCCACCTGGCGAACGCCCTGGCCGCGTGCCACGGCAGCGGGGTCGTTCACGGCGCGCTCACCCCCGCGCCGTTGCGGTCGCCCCGGACGGGTTGCCCCGGCTGCTCGAACTCGGGGCCGGCACCCTCCTGGCTCAAACCGTCGCGGACGACGAGGCGCTGTTCGACTCGATATCGGCGGCGGCCGCATCGGCGGACGTGCTGGCGTACGCCGCACCGGAGCTGGCCGCCGAACCGACCGCGCCGACACCGGCCGCCGACCAGTACGCCCTGGGCGCGGTGGGGTACTTCGCGGTCACCGGTCTGCCACCGTACCCGCACCCGACGCTGGCCGACCGGCTCCGCGCGAAGCGGACCGGGCCGCCGCCGTCGGCCGCGATCGTCAGCCCGGACGTCTCCGCCGAACTGGCCGCCGTGTTCGAACGGATGA
- the ettA gene encoding energy-dependent translational throttle protein EttA, with the protein MSDYYIYNIRNLTKHYGKREILKDINLNFYPGAKIGVIGSNGSGKSTLLRIMAGVDKEFMGEAWPHQGATIGYVPQEPHLTPGKTVIENVEEAVAPIRRLLKRQEEIGDEMGTADEKQFEKLSNEMERVQAQIDATNAYELDRTLEMAMEAMRLPPSDAAVERLSGGERRRVALCKTLLQRTDLLILDEPTNHLDAESVEWLEHHLAAYPGAVVAVTHDRYFLDNVAKWILELHAGRGYPFSGNYSGWMEAKQKRMAVEEKQETAKKKQLERELEWARSSPRARMTKSKARLAAIDKLQEQVIEDDEKELLIQIPNGPPLGDLVVRAEGVKKGFGDVLLYDDLTFDLPKGGIVGIIGPNGAGKTTLFKMIVGAEKPDGGKLTVGTTVKPAHVDQNRDALNPNNTIFEEITGGTDYIMLGKQKVASRGYCARFNFKGPDQQKLVGQCSGGERNRIHLAKLLRSGGNLLLLDEPTNDLDVDTLRALEEALMNFGGCAVVISHDRWFLDRIATHILAFEGDSKVVWCEGNFGVYEEQRRARLGAAADIPTRIKYRKLTS; encoded by the coding sequence ATGAGCGACTACTACATTTACAACATCCGCAACCTGACCAAGCACTACGGGAAGCGGGAGATCCTCAAGGACATCAACCTGAACTTCTACCCCGGGGCCAAGATCGGCGTGATCGGGTCCAACGGGTCCGGGAAGAGCACGCTGCTCCGGATCATGGCCGGCGTGGACAAGGAGTTCATGGGCGAGGCGTGGCCGCACCAGGGCGCCACCATCGGCTACGTGCCCCAGGAGCCGCACCTCACGCCCGGCAAGACCGTGATCGAGAACGTCGAGGAGGCCGTTGCCCCGATCCGCCGGCTCCTGAAGCGGCAGGAGGAGATCGGCGACGAGATGGGCACCGCCGACGAGAAACAGTTCGAGAAGCTCTCGAACGAGATGGAGCGCGTGCAGGCCCAGATCGACGCGACCAACGCCTACGAACTCGACCGCACGCTCGAAATGGCGATGGAGGCCATGCGGCTCCCGCCGTCGGACGCCGCCGTCGAGCGGCTGTCCGGCGGCGAGCGGCGCCGCGTCGCCCTGTGCAAGACGCTCCTCCAGCGCACCGACCTGCTCATCCTCGACGAGCCGACCAACCACCTCGACGCGGAGAGCGTCGAGTGGCTCGAGCACCACCTCGCTGCGTACCCCGGCGCGGTGGTCGCGGTCACCCACGACCGGTACTTCCTCGACAACGTCGCCAAGTGGATCCTCGAACTCCACGCCGGCCGCGGGTACCCGTTCTCCGGCAACTACTCCGGGTGGATGGAGGCCAAGCAGAAGCGCATGGCGGTCGAGGAGAAGCAGGAGACCGCCAAGAAGAAGCAGCTCGAGCGCGAACTGGAGTGGGCGCGCAGCTCGCCCCGCGCGCGGATGACCAAGAGCAAGGCCCGACTGGCGGCCATCGACAAGTTGCAGGAACAGGTGATCGAGGACGACGAAAAGGAGCTGCTGATCCAGATCCCCAACGGGCCGCCGCTCGGCGACCTCGTGGTCCGGGCCGAGGGCGTGAAGAAGGGGTTCGGCGACGTGCTCCTGTACGACGACCTGACGTTCGACCTGCCGAAGGGCGGCATCGTCGGCATCATCGGGCCGAACGGGGCCGGGAAGACGACGCTCTTCAAAATGATCGTCGGCGCCGAGAAGCCGGACGGCGGTAAGCTCACCGTCGGCACCACGGTGAAGCCGGCCCACGTCGACCAGAACCGCGACGCGCTCAACCCGAACAACACGATCTTCGAGGAGATCACCGGCGGCACCGACTACATCATGCTCGGTAAACAGAAGGTGGCGAGCCGCGGGTACTGCGCCCGGTTCAACTTCAAGGGGCCGGACCAGCAGAAACTGGTCGGCCAGTGCTCGGGCGGCGAGCGGAACCGGATCCACCTGGCGAAGCTGTTGCGCTCGGGCGGCAACTTGCTGTTATTAGACGAGCCGACCAACGACCTGGACGTGGACACGCTCCGGGCGCTGGAAGAGGCGCTCATGAACTTCGGCGGGTGCGCGGTGGTGATCTCGCACGACCGCTGGTTCCTGGACCGCATCGCGACGCACATCCTGGCGTTCGAGGGCGACAGCAAGGTGGTCTGGTGCGAGGGGAACTTCGGAGTGTATGAAGAGCAGCGCCGGGCGCGCCTGGGCGCCGCCGCCGACATCCCGACCCGGATCAAGTACCGGAAACTCACCTCGTGA
- a CDS encoding DUF1559 family PulG-like putative transporter produces the protein MRSIVRTIAATGAILIIGLCCLTTVFAQLVFVLQLPVTLAFGWVPYLGRVLPELNPDPWAVGTAVGCLAGVTVGAHVFLRWFAGVESNWPWKRTLRCVGLVVLMFVAGIAVVGMIHQTSWLVRSPEPLFRGGRDVTARMHSSNNLKQIGLGSLMAHGDGLREFPRSSFDAAGRPMHSWQTALLPHIEQSEIYSQIDLAKPWTHPNNYEPLRKIVPQYQNRVFPVLMVSDMGGSHYAGNAAVVLGDPKAPNSFPAGLANTILAGEVSSHFRAWGAPLNARDPRLGATGHPQGFGGPNGKPAQFAMLDGSVRTFDPKELAELIGRPPE, from the coding sequence ATGAGGAGCATCGTCCGCACGATCGCGGCTACCGGAGCGATACTCATCATTGGCCTGTGCTGTCTCACGACGGTATTCGCCCAATTGGTCTTCGTTCTGCAACTCCCCGTTACGCTCGCGTTCGGGTGGGTGCCGTACCTCGGGCGGGTGCTCCCGGAGCTGAACCCGGACCCCTGGGCGGTCGGTACCGCAGTTGGTTGCCTCGCGGGCGTGACCGTCGGTGCGCACGTCTTCCTGCGCTGGTTCGCGGGTGTCGAATCGAACTGGCCGTGGAAGCGGACGCTCCGGTGCGTCGGGCTGGTCGTGCTGATGTTCGTCGCGGGCATCGCGGTCGTGGGGATGATCCACCAGACGAGCTGGCTCGTGCGGTCTCCAGAACCATTGTTCCGAGGCGGTAGGGATGTGACCGCGCGGATGCACTCGAGCAACAACTTGAAGCAGATAGGTCTGGGATCACTGATGGCCCACGGCGACGGTTTAAGGGAGTTCCCGCGTTCGAGTTTCGACGCCGCCGGCCGGCCCATGCACTCGTGGCAGACGGCCCTTCTTCCCCACATCGAACAGAGCGAAATCTACTCGCAGATCGACCTCGCGAAGCCGTGGACGCACCCGAACAACTACGAACCCCTCCGCAAGATCGTTCCCCAATATCAGAACCGCGTCTTCCCTGTTCTTATGGTTAGCGACATGGGCGGAAGCCATTACGCGGGCAACGCCGCCGTCGTGCTCGGCGACCCGAAAGCGCCGAACAGCTTCCCCGCCGGCCTTGCGAACACCATCCTGGCGGGCGAAGTGTCCTCGCACTTCCGGGCCTGGGGCGCCCCGCTCAACGCCCGCGACCCGCGGCTCGGCGCGACGGGCCACCCGCAGGGCTTCGGCGGACCGAACGGGAAACCGGCCCAGTTCGCCATGCTCGACGGCTCCGTGCGCACCTTCGACCCGAAAGAACTGGCGGAATTAATCGGTAGGCCGCCGGAGTGA
- a CDS encoding glucose-1-phosphate adenylyltransferase produces the protein MRSVLALILGGGRGSRLFPLTKARSKPAVPVAGKYRLIDIPISNCINSELHSIYVLTQFLSASLHRHIANTYKFDMFSKGFVEVLAAQQTNESADWYQGTADAVRQNLSYIQREDPDDVLILSGDQLYRMDFRHLIETHRGHRADVTIAAIPVGERDTAGFGLLSMDAHSRVTGFVEKPKTEEERKPYYTSADWIERRGIPCNGRHYLANMGIYLFKTQVLYEVLTAKPLATDFGKEVFPRNYKTKTVCAHLFDGYWEDLGTIRSYHESSLALAGPAPPFDFFAPDGVIYTRMRNLPASRVNAAVLEHSVVSDGCVIGADSRIERSLIGVRSRIGNGCTVRDTVIIGSDRFETDADRAANRKAGRPDLNIGDGALVERAILDKDCRIGRGVKLINRDNRQEGDGPNGAYHIRDGIICVPRGAIIPDGTVV, from the coding sequence ATGCGTTCCGTTCTGGCACTCATCCTGGGGGGCGGCCGCGGCTCCCGGCTGTTCCCGCTCACGAAAGCGCGGTCCAAACCGGCGGTCCCCGTCGCCGGGAAGTACCGCCTCATCGACATCCCCATTTCTAACTGCATTAACAGCGAGCTGCACAGCATCTACGTGCTGACCCAGTTCCTCAGCGCCAGCCTGCACCGGCACATCGCCAACACTTACAAGTTCGACATGTTCAGCAAGGGGTTCGTCGAGGTACTGGCCGCACAACAGACCAACGAGAGCGCCGACTGGTACCAGGGCACGGCCGACGCGGTGCGGCAGAACCTGTCGTACATCCAGCGCGAGGACCCCGACGACGTCCTCATCCTGTCCGGCGACCAGTTGTACCGCATGGACTTCCGCCACCTGATCGAGACGCACCGGGGCCACCGGGCCGACGTGACCATCGCGGCCATCCCCGTGGGCGAGCGGGACACGGCCGGGTTCGGGCTCCTGAGCATGGACGCCCACAGCCGCGTGACCGGGTTCGTGGAGAAGCCGAAGACCGAAGAGGAGCGGAAGCCGTACTACACCTCCGCCGACTGGATCGAGCGCCGCGGCATCCCGTGCAACGGCCGGCACTACCTGGCCAACATGGGCATCTACCTGTTCAAGACGCAGGTGCTGTACGAGGTGCTCACGGCCAAGCCGCTGGCGACCGACTTCGGCAAGGAGGTGTTCCCGCGGAACTACAAAACGAAAACGGTGTGCGCCCACCTGTTCGACGGGTACTGGGAGGACCTCGGCACGATCCGCAGCTACCACGAGTCGAGCCTGGCGCTGGCCGGCCCGGCCCCGCCGTTCGACTTCTTCGCGCCGGACGGCGTGATCTACACCCGGATGCGGAACCTGCCGGCCAGCCGCGTGAACGCGGCGGTGCTGGAACACAGCGTGGTGTCCGACGGGTGCGTGATCGGCGCGGACAGCCGCATCGAGCGGAGCCTGATCGGCGTCCGCAGCCGCATCGGCAACGGCTGCACCGTCCGCGACACGGTGATCATCGGGTCGGACCGGTTCGAGACCGACGCGGACCGCGCCGCCAACCGCAAGGCCGGGCGCCCGGACCTGAACATCGGCGACGGCGCACTGGTGGAACGGGCCATCCTGGACAAGGACTGCCGGATCGGCCGCGGGGTGAAGCTCATTAACCGCGACAACCGGCAGGAGGGGGACGGCCCGAACGGCGCGTACCACATCCGCGACGGCATCATCTGCGTCCCGCGTGGGGCCATTATCCCCGATGGCACGGTGGTGTGA
- a CDS encoding FG-GAP repeat domain-containing protein produces the protein MPRLVPAFLLVAAGLGAALAPAPAAPATDEVKITWKKTVLDTRFRSEGVAIADVNKDGKVDVLNGEYWYEAPDWTPHEMQPYKDHKDGLGNYSRSFACWAEDINGDGWADLIVIDFPGDPCYWMENPKGKATDGDGKPVHWKKHTIWHSACNETPLYTDLLGGGKRVLVMGFQPPGKGNEGQMAYFTPDPTDPTAKWVMHPVSEPSTPAKVENGKEVPNTRKEVPGTQKFSHGLGVGDLNGDGRKDVMCTGGWWEQPEKADGTTPWTFHPANLGPACADMYAYDVDGDGKADVISSSAHQFGLWWYKQRGAGTKEGAPSFQKMDLIPNQKLVSETHAAHFKDIDGDGRPDFITGKRWWSHGKHEPGSDGPAAVYWLKNTKGADGLAKFEPILIDDDCGIGTQFEVADINGDGLLDVIVSNKKGVRVVVQQRGK, from the coding sequence ATGCCCCGTCTCGTCCCCGCTTTCCTGCTCGTCGCCGCCGGGCTGGGCGCCGCGCTCGCGCCGGCCCCGGCCGCACCCGCTACCGATGAGGTGAAGATCACTTGGAAGAAGACGGTACTGGACACCCGGTTCCGGTCCGAGGGCGTCGCGATTGCGGATGTGAACAAGGACGGCAAGGTGGACGTCCTCAACGGCGAGTACTGGTACGAGGCGCCGGACTGGACGCCGCACGAGATGCAGCCGTACAAGGACCACAAGGACGGGCTGGGCAACTACAGCCGCAGCTTCGCGTGCTGGGCGGAAGACATCAACGGCGACGGCTGGGCCGACCTGATCGTGATCGACTTCCCGGGCGACCCGTGCTACTGGATGGAGAACCCCAAGGGCAAGGCAACCGATGGGGACGGCAAGCCGGTCCACTGGAAGAAGCACACCATCTGGCACTCCGCCTGTAACGAGACGCCGCTCTACACGGACCTCCTCGGCGGCGGCAAGCGGGTCCTCGTAATGGGCTTCCAGCCGCCGGGCAAGGGGAACGAGGGGCAGATGGCGTACTTCACCCCGGACCCGACCGACCCGACCGCGAAGTGGGTCATGCACCCGGTCAGCGAGCCGAGCACGCCCGCCAAGGTGGAGAACGGGAAGGAAGTCCCCAACACGCGTAAGGAGGTCCCCGGCACGCAGAAGTTCAGCCACGGCCTCGGCGTCGGCGACCTGAACGGCGACGGCCGCAAGGACGTGATGTGTACGGGCGGCTGGTGGGAGCAACCGGAGAAGGCCGACGGCACGACGCCGTGGACGTTCCACCCGGCCAACCTCGGTCCGGCCTGCGCCGACATGTACGCCTACGACGTGGACGGCGACGGCAAGGCCGACGTGATCAGCTCCTCGGCCCACCAGTTCGGCCTCTGGTGGTACAAGCAGCGCGGGGCGGGCACGAAAGAGGGTGCCCCGAGCTTCCAGAAGATGGACCTGATCCCGAACCAGAAGCTGGTGAGCGAAACGCACGCCGCACACTTCAAGGACATCGACGGCGACGGGCGCCCGGACTTCATCACCGGCAAGCGGTGGTGGAGCCACGGCAAGCACGAGCCCGGCTCCGACGGCCCGGCCGCGGTCTACTGGCTCAAGAACACCAAGGGCGCCGACGGGCTCGCGAAGTTCGAGCCGATTCTCATCGACGACGACTGCGGCATCGGCACGCAGTTCGAGGTCGCGGACATCAACGGCGACGGCCTGCTCGACGTCATCGTGTCGAACAAGAAGGGCGTCCGCGTGGTCGTCCAACAGCGCGGGAAGTGA
- a CDS encoding sugar phosphate isomerase/epimerase family protein — translation MNRRTFLGAASAAALAPPTVRPGFVRAADAPAPTRFQIACMTLPYSRFPLDRALDGIKGAGYSFVAWGTTHKEGGKDVPVLARDAPPETAKELAKKCRGLGLEPVMMFSGIYPEAKDGLDVLTQRIKQAGAAGVQQVLTFGHTKGGNHKLWIERFKQLGPVAGDNNVLLVVKQHGGETGTGEACAAITKAVDHPNVKVNYDAGNVLDYLNKDPLPDIKLCAAEVRSFCIKDHRNWPRSEDCGPGFGEIDHYKLLHPVAFTGLTVPLACENIAAPLVPRPDKPEGVDALARRAREFLEIVIAGLQTAR, via the coding sequence ATGAACCGCCGCACGTTCCTCGGTGCCGCCTCCGCCGCCGCGCTGGCACCCCCGACCGTGCGGCCGGGCTTCGTTCGCGCGGCCGACGCCCCGGCACCCACCCGGTTCCAGATCGCGTGCATGACGCTACCGTACTCGCGGTTCCCGCTCGATCGCGCGCTCGACGGCATCAAGGGCGCGGGGTACTCGTTCGTCGCGTGGGGCACCACGCACAAGGAGGGCGGCAAGGACGTTCCGGTCCTCGCACGCGACGCGCCCCCCGAGACGGCGAAGGAACTGGCCAAGAAGTGCCGCGGCTTGGGCCTCGAACCGGTCATGATGTTCAGCGGCATTTACCCCGAGGCGAAGGACGGGCTGGACGTCCTCACGCAGCGCATCAAGCAGGCTGGCGCCGCGGGCGTGCAGCAGGTACTCACGTTCGGGCACACCAAGGGGGGTAATCACAAGCTGTGGATCGAACGCTTCAAGCAGCTCGGACCGGTCGCCGGGGACAACAACGTGCTACTCGTCGTGAAACAGCACGGCGGTGAGACCGGTACCGGCGAGGCCTGTGCCGCGATCACCAAGGCGGTCGATCACCCGAACGTAAAGGTCAACTACGACGCCGGGAACGTCCTCGATTACCTGAACAAAGACCCGCTGCCGGACATCAAGCTCTGTGCGGCCGAAGTGCGGAGCTTCTGCATCAAGGACCACCGCAACTGGCCCAGGAGCGAGGACTGCGGCCCCGGCTTCGGCGAAATCGACCACTACAAGTTGCTGCACCCGGTCGCGTTCACCGGGCTGACCGTGCCGCTGGCCTGCGAGAACATCGCGGCCCCGCTCGTCCCCCGTCCGGACAAGCCCGAAGGCGTCGACGCGCTGGCAAGACGCGCCCGTGAGTTCCTCGAAATCGTCATCGCGGGATTACAGACAGCGCGTTGA
- a CDS encoding TapB family protein, protein MRRFLAVLLIPVVVAAVAPAAPVPKHLMKQPVYYFPTTVGAKRVYEGNGREQVLVVSKVEDNKGAKVVTVEEEGANGRVANEVMEMSESGLARLGLGGTSFDAPLAMLQAPFRVGTTWKLKAAGVEGTNTITAVETIKVPAGAFEAIRVDSDYTLAGQKRSCSFWYAPGIGLVKTMWDGKENVLKSFVPGK, encoded by the coding sequence GTGCGCCGTTTTCTAGCTGTTCTGCTGATCCCGGTGGTGGTCGCGGCCGTGGCACCGGCGGCCCCGGTTCCCAAGCACCTGATGAAGCAGCCGGTGTACTACTTCCCGACGACCGTCGGTGCGAAGCGGGTGTACGAGGGCAATGGCCGGGAGCAGGTTCTGGTGGTTTCCAAAGTGGAGGACAACAAAGGGGCCAAGGTGGTAACCGTCGAGGAGGAGGGGGCAAACGGAAGGGTCGCAAACGAGGTGATGGAAATGTCCGAATCCGGACTCGCCCGGTTGGGCTTGGGCGGAACGTCCTTCGACGCCCCGCTGGCCATGTTGCAGGCCCCGTTCCGCGTCGGCACCACCTGGAAGCTCAAAGCCGCCGGGGTTGAAGGGACGAACACGATCACGGCGGTGGAGACGATCAAGGTGCCCGCCGGGGCGTTCGAGGCCATCCGAGTGGACTCCGATTATACCCTTGCCGGCCAGAAAAGGAGCTGCAGCTTCTGGTACGCGCCGGGCATCGGCCTTGTCAAGACAATGTGGGACGGCAAGGAGAACGTCCTCAAGTCGTTCGTACCGGGCAAGTAG
- the ilvN gene encoding acetolactate synthase small subunit — translation MRHVLSALVQNQPGVLATVAGMLHSRGFNIDSLAVGETETHNLSRMTFVVNGDDNVLDQVRKQLDKIVTVVRVDDISSENFVERDLMLIKVTCTSVQRPEVFLLSESFRGRVVDIQHNNVMIEISGTEGKVEAFIELMRPYGILELARTGRIALVRGDVQTVVATEGA, via the coding sequence ATGCGGCACGTGCTTTCCGCGCTGGTTCAGAACCAACCGGGCGTCCTGGCCACTGTGGCCGGGATGCTCCACTCCCGCGGGTTCAACATCGACAGCCTCGCGGTCGGTGAGACCGAGACGCACAACCTGTCGCGCATGACGTTCGTCGTCAACGGCGACGACAACGTGCTCGACCAGGTGCGCAAGCAGCTCGACAAGATCGTCACCGTCGTGCGGGTGGACGACATCAGCTCGGAGAACTTCGTCGAACGCGACCTGATGCTCATCAAGGTGACGTGTACGTCCGTGCAGAGGCCGGAGGTGTTCCTCTTGTCGGAGAGCTTCCGCGGGCGCGTGGTGGACATCCAGCACAACAACGTGATGATCGAGATCAGCGGCACCGAGGGGAAGGTGGAGGCGTTCATCGAACTGATGCGCCCCTACGGGATCCTGGAGCTGGCCCGGACCGGCCGCATCGCCCTGGTCCGCGGCGACGTCCAGACGGTCGTCGCGACCGAGGGGGCGTGA
- a CDS encoding glycosyltransferase family 87 protein: protein MPHPLRGTAHGARQWLFGLLLVALATAGFALGTGSAFRPPPGYVGDFTQDWLAVREFGAGRPVYGSLPDALRRHMNGEPPEDFLQWNAHPPGSLFLVLPLARLDHADAFFVWNLVTFPLFVVAVGIVLVELGAGSGRARAGAATVIAVAGATCYPLYHQVLMGQFNALLAFLFALAWAADRRDRAVLAGAAIGLAAAVKLFPAFLALYLIAARRWRALGAAAATAAAIGALALGLFGTGAWRTYAGEVVPAVSAKYATQWNNLTLRAFWLRLFDPTPESRVIPLYHAPVLGAALAAAARLAVTGLAARAAWRAASVAGRDRAFAATVAAVVLVSPIAWPHYLILLVVPVGVTGAALRHSAWRWPLGACLAVLWLPETFVPGLVLGPARAELMGIHRHAPFTPAENLLVTSVQHYAVLGLFLLTLRAPGGPDGPR from the coding sequence GTGCCGCACCCGCTACGAGGGACCGCCCACGGGGCGCGGCAGTGGCTGTTCGGGCTGCTGCTCGTCGCCCTCGCCACGGCCGGGTTCGCGCTGGGCACGGGCTCCGCGTTCCGCCCCCCGCCCGGGTACGTCGGCGACTTCACCCAGGACTGGCTGGCGGTCCGCGAGTTCGGCGCGGGCCGGCCCGTTTATGGGAGCCTGCCGGACGCGCTCCGGCGCCACATGAACGGCGAACCGCCGGAGGACTTCCTCCAGTGGAACGCGCACCCGCCCGGCTCCCTGTTCCTCGTCCTCCCCCTCGCCCGCCTCGACCACGCCGACGCGTTCTTCGTCTGGAACCTCGTCACGTTCCCGCTGTTCGTGGTCGCGGTGGGGATCGTGCTGGTCGAACTCGGCGCCGGGAGCGGCCGCGCCCGCGCGGGCGCGGCGACGGTGATCGCCGTCGCCGGGGCGACGTGCTACCCGCTCTACCATCAGGTCCTGATGGGGCAGTTCAACGCCCTGCTCGCGTTCCTGTTCGCGCTCGCGTGGGCGGCCGACCGGCGCGACCGGGCGGTTCTGGCCGGCGCCGCGATCGGGCTGGCGGCGGCGGTGAAACTGTTCCCCGCGTTCCTGGCCCTTTACCTGATCGCGGCCCGCCGGTGGCGCGCGCTGGGCGCCGCGGCCGCCACGGCCGCCGCGATCGGCGCGCTGGCGCTCGGGCTGTTCGGGACGGGCGCGTGGCGGACCTATGCGGGCGAGGTGGTCCCCGCCGTGTCGGCGAAGTACGCCACCCAGTGGAACAACCTGACGCTCCGGGCGTTTTGGCTGCGGCTGTTCGACCCGACGCCGGAGAGCCGCGTGATCCCGCTGTACCACGCCCCGGTGCTGGGGGCGGCCCTCGCGGCGGCGGCCCGGCTCGCGGTAACGGGGCTGGCCGCGCGGGCCGCGTGGCGGGCCGCGTCCGTCGCCGGGCGGGACCGCGCGTTCGCCGCAACGGTCGCCGCGGTGGTGCTGGTGTCGCCGATCGCGTGGCCGCACTACCTCATCCTGCTCGTCGTGCCCGTCGGGGTGACGGGCGCGGCGCTGCGCCACTCCGCGTGGCGGTGGCCGCTGGGGGCGTGCCTCGCGGTGCTGTGGCTCCCGGAGACGTTCGTCCCGGGACTGGTCCTCGGCCCGGCCCGCGCCGAACTGATGGGCATTCACCGGCACGCCCCGTTCACCCCGGCCGAGAACCTGTTGGTCACCTCGGTGCAGCACTACGCGGTCCTGGGGCTGTTCCTGCTGACGCTCCGGGCGCCCGGCGGGCCGGACGGGCCGCGTTGA